Proteins from a single region of Paenibacillus sp. BIHB 4019:
- a CDS encoding VOC family protein: MTYSINADTVLGTVKLYISDMKRSLQFYQEVVGLQVLEQRDNAARLTADGVNTLLELEEIPNAIVSERRTTTGLYHYALLLPSREALGAALARLIASGIHIGQADHLVSEALYIADPDNNGIEIYADRPRSEWKKEENGDYVMASNPVDWDGLLAAADPAAAKLLPPGTIIGHIHLHINGIPAARAFYNGLLGFDIVGDYTDFKALFVSAGGYHHHIGLNIWAGIGAPAPAANTTGLDYFTIVYPNQAERDTAISRLREAGAAVDESDGIIFATDPSSIRIKLAVAE, translated from the coding sequence ATGACCTACAGCATAAATGCCGATACTGTACTTGGGACAGTAAAGCTGTACATTAGCGATATGAAACGTTCGCTCCAATTTTATCAAGAGGTTGTTGGCTTGCAAGTGCTTGAGCAGCGAGACAATGCTGCGCGTCTTACGGCTGACGGCGTCAACACACTCCTTGAGCTGGAAGAGATTCCAAATGCTATCGTCTCCGAACGCAGAACGACGACTGGCCTTTACCACTACGCCCTGCTGCTGCCTAGTCGTGAAGCGCTCGGCGCAGCACTCGCCCGGCTAATCGCCTCCGGCATTCATATCGGTCAAGCCGATCACCTCGTCAGCGAAGCGCTGTATATCGCGGACCCTGACAATAATGGCATTGAAATTTATGCAGACAGACCACGCTCGGAGTGGAAAAAAGAAGAAAATGGCGATTACGTTATGGCGAGCAACCCCGTCGATTGGGACGGACTTCTTGCCGCTGCCGATCCAGCTGCTGCTAAACTACTGCCGCCCGGCACAATCATCGGGCATATTCATCTGCATATTAATGGCATTCCGGCTGCCCGCGCCTTTTACAATGGGCTGCTCGGCTTTGATATCGTAGGCGATTACACCGATTTCAAAGCGTTGTTTGTCTCAGCCGGAGGCTACCACCATCATATCGGGCTTAACATTTGGGCCGGCATTGGCGCCCCTGCACCAGCCGCCAATACTACTGGGCTGGACTACTTCACCATCGTCTATCCGAATCAAGCGGAACGGGATACAGCTATAAGCAGGCTGCGTGAGGCGGGAGCAGCAGTTGACGAGTCAGACGGCATCATTTTTGCAACCGATCCTTCCAGCATTCGGATTAAGCTTGCAGTGGCGGAATAA
- a CDS encoding Cof-type HAD-IIB family hydrolase, whose protein sequence is MSYKIAFFDIDGTLLDEEKQIPQDTIDAIREIQEQGVEAVIATGRAPYFFKDIAEKLAINSFVSLNGAYVVYNGVPVYHNPIPRTDVKALVEHAGLHNHSLVFEGHDAFFSNAEAHPQVFDSVTSLRVAQPGFDPSYWEKADIYQIFLHCEPQDEHLYTDVIPGLRYIRWHPFAMDVLTNDGSKALGIAALLEHLGLTAQEALAFGDGLNDKEMLETVGLGIAMGNSHPELLPFADYVTTHVSENGIRGGLRHAGLLK, encoded by the coding sequence ATGAGCTATAAAATTGCGTTTTTTGATATTGATGGCACATTATTAGATGAAGAAAAACAAATTCCCCAAGATACGATTGATGCGATTCGTGAAATCCAGGAGCAGGGCGTCGAGGCTGTTATTGCAACGGGACGCGCTCCTTATTTTTTCAAGGATATTGCCGAGAAGCTTGCGATTAACTCCTTCGTCAGCCTGAACGGCGCTTACGTCGTGTACAATGGCGTTCCCGTATACCACAATCCCATTCCGCGCACAGATGTCAAGGCGCTTGTTGAGCATGCCGGACTTCATAACCATTCCCTCGTCTTTGAAGGCCATGACGCATTTTTCTCCAACGCTGAAGCGCATCCGCAAGTGTTTGATTCCGTGACATCACTGCGCGTAGCGCAGCCGGGCTTCGATCCAAGCTATTGGGAAAAAGCGGACATTTATCAAATTTTTCTTCACTGCGAGCCGCAGGACGAGCATCTGTATACAGACGTCATTCCAGGCTTGCGCTATATTCGCTGGCATCCATTCGCCATGGACGTGCTTACGAATGATGGCTCCAAGGCGCTTGGCATTGCCGCGCTGCTGGAGCATTTGGGACTGACGGCACAGGAAGCACTTGCCTTCGGTGACGGACTAAATGACAAGGAAATGCTCGAAACTGTCGGACTAGGCATCGCCATGGGCAACTCCCATCCGGAGCTGCTGCCCTTCGCTGATTACGTAACGACTCATGTGAGTGAAAATGGCATTCGGGGTGGCTTGCGTCACGCCGGCTTGTTGAAGTAA
- a CDS encoding manganese-dependent inorganic pyrophosphatase, translating into MAKTFIFGHKNPDTDTICSAIAYADLKAKLGFEVEAVRLGEISGETQYALTHFKAEAPRLVETVANEVETVILVDHNERQQSAADIDQVRVLEVIDHHRIANFETSHPLYYRAEPVGCTATILNKLYKENGVAIEPQIAGLMLSAIISDSLLFKSPTCTEQDVAAAKELAAIAGVDTDAYGLEMLKAGADVRDKSIAQLLSLDAKEFQMGSSKVEIAQVNAVDTNDVLVRQADLETAINAIVSEKGLDLFLFVVTDILNSNSVALAIGSAAGAVEKAYNVTLADNKAVLKGVVSRKSQIVPVLTETLSK; encoded by the coding sequence ATGGCAAAAACATTTATTTTCGGGCATAAAAATCCGGATACGGATACAATCTGTTCTGCGATCGCATATGCTGATTTGAAGGCTAAGCTGGGCTTTGAGGTTGAAGCGGTTCGTTTGGGTGAAATTAGCGGAGAAACGCAATACGCGCTGACTCATTTCAAGGCTGAGGCGCCGCGTCTTGTAGAAACGGTAGCCAATGAAGTAGAGACCGTTATTCTTGTTGACCACAATGAGCGTCAGCAAAGCGCAGCAGATATCGACCAAGTTCGCGTGCTGGAAGTTATCGACCACCACCGTATTGCGAATTTTGAGACAAGCCACCCGCTATACTATCGCGCTGAGCCTGTAGGCTGCACAGCTACGATTTTGAATAAATTGTACAAAGAAAACGGCGTAGCTATCGAGCCGCAAATTGCAGGTCTAATGCTGTCCGCAATCATTTCCGACTCCTTGCTGTTCAAATCGCCAACTTGCACCGAGCAAGATGTAGCGGCTGCTAAGGAGCTTGCTGCTATCGCTGGCGTTGATACAGATGCATACGGTCTAGAAATGCTGAAAGCAGGAGCTGACGTACGCGACAAATCGATCGCTCAGCTGCTTTCGCTTGATGCGAAAGAATTCCAAATGGGCAGCAGCAAAGTAGAAATCGCGCAAGTTAATGCGGTAGACACAAACGATGTACTGGTTCGCCAAGCGGATCTGGAAACAGCGATTAACGCTATCGTTTCGGAAAAAGGCTTGGACCTGTTCCTGTTCGTCGTAACTGACATTTTGAACAGCAATTCTGTAGCGCTTGCTATCGGCAGCGCAGCAGGCGCAGTTGAGAAAGCCTACAATGTAACGTTGGCTGACAACAAAGCCGTTCTGAAGGGCGTAGTATCCCGCAAATCGCAAATCGTTCCTGTATTGACAGAAACGCTTAGCAAATAA
- a CDS encoding C40 family peptidase, with the protein MIKRNFFRSVIKLSLCASIGLTAFTFASGNQAHAATETSLQLIDSGKEFIGTPYKYGAPAGITYAFDCSSFTQYIFDAMGVSLPRSSSSQASVGAKVTKENLSVGDLVFFNTSGRGISHVAIYAGDNKILHSATSTGVTISSLGESYWHKRYVTARRVLKS; encoded by the coding sequence ATGATTAAGAGAAACTTTTTTCGCTCCGTCATCAAATTGAGCTTATGCGCAAGTATTGGTTTGACAGCCTTCACCTTCGCTTCCGGCAACCAGGCACATGCCGCAACTGAAACTTCCCTGCAATTAATCGACTCCGGCAAGGAGTTTATCGGAACCCCCTATAAATATGGAGCCCCAGCAGGCATTACATACGCTTTTGACTGCTCTTCCTTTACCCAATACATATTCGATGCCATGGGCGTTTCGCTGCCACGCAGCTCCTCCTCCCAAGCATCCGTTGGAGCCAAAGTGACCAAGGAAAACCTTAGTGTAGGCGATCTTGTTTTCTTTAATACGAGCGGCAGAGGCATTAGCCATGTAGCTATCTATGCGGGAGATAACAAAATTTTGCACAGCGCTACGAGCACGGGCGTGACGATCAGCAGCCTTGGCGAGTCATACTGGCATAAGCGCTACGTGACAGCACGACGCGTATTGAAATCCTAG
- a CDS encoding MarR family transcriptional regulator, producing MEHNENHTSNKSSKDKTDDTSNESNATDHSEKITNELIGVFRSFHRLNWRQKPNPDGKFSEMQVLMCIKRGSMKAQDKPGMKISVISRLLRVTSPTITQLVNGMEANGLVQRNADPDDRRAVRISLTEEGERIAEKVIADFMNRMAGLSQYLGERDSHELVRILSKAFEYFDELNESEQTGDEQQC from the coding sequence TTGGAACATAATGAAAACCACACAAGCAATAAGAGCAGCAAAGACAAAACGGACGACACAAGCAATGAAAGCAACGCAACAGATCATAGCGAGAAAATTACAAATGAATTAATTGGTGTGTTTCGCAGCTTTCATCGGCTGAATTGGCGGCAGAAGCCGAATCCGGACGGCAAGTTTAGCGAAATGCAGGTGCTGATGTGCATCAAGCGCGGTTCTATGAAGGCGCAGGATAAGCCGGGGATGAAAATCTCGGTTATCAGCCGATTGCTTCGGGTAACTTCTCCCACGATCACCCAACTGGTCAACGGAATGGAGGCGAATGGACTCGTGCAGAGAAACGCTGATCCCGACGATCGGCGGGCTGTCCGCATCTCGCTGACCGAGGAAGGGGAACGCATCGCGGAGAAGGTCATTGCCGATTTTATGAATCGAATGGCTGGACTTTCGCAATACTTGGGAGAGCGGGATTCGCATGAACTGGTTCGTATTTTATCCAAAGCATTTGAGTATTTTGATGAGCTGAATGAGTCTGAACAAACGGGGGATGAACAGCAATGTTAA
- a CDS encoding ABC transporter ATP-binding protein: MLRLFRFLKPFRWLIAAVLVLVFIQSLSDLYLPTLMADIVDDGVSKGDTPLIWKIGSFMLLIAAVGGISSIGASYFSAKASASFGRLVREKVFGHVQNFSLQEFDKIGTASLITRTTNDITQVQQVLMMIMRMMVMAPMMCIGGIIMAISKDAKLSLVLVVALPVLAGAILLVVRKGIPLFKMMQVRMDKLNLVLREGLTGIRVIRSFDRTNYENKKFDAANSDLTETAIKVNKIMAVMMPLMMLVMNLSTVAIIAIGGLRIENGDMEVGSLMAFIQYAMQIMFSLLMLSMMLVMIPRASASAVRINEVLDMVPDIADSASVKNTGTRKGYIEFRDVTFSYPGAEQPALSNISFKAAPGEVTAIIGGTGSGKSTLVNLIPRFYDTAGGSIIIDDVDIRELSQETLREKIGFVPQKAVLFTGTIADNIRYGKENATDEEMEHAAEVAQAAEFIGTMKEGFGASVSQGGNNLSGGQKQRLSIARALVRQPEIYVFDDSFSALDFKTDAKLRAALREETVHSTVLLVAQRVSTVLDADRIIVLDEGELAGIGTHQELMESCDVYREIVYSQLSEEEIA, encoded by the coding sequence ATGTTAAGGTTATTTCGCTTTTTAAAGCCGTTTCGCTGGCTGATAGCCGCGGTGCTTGTGCTTGTATTTATTCAGTCGCTGTCTGATCTATATCTCCCCACGCTGATGGCGGACATCGTCGATGATGGCGTATCTAAAGGAGATACCCCGCTTATATGGAAAATTGGCTCCTTCATGCTGCTCATAGCGGCGGTCGGCGGCATTAGCTCCATCGGCGCCAGCTATTTTTCGGCAAAAGCTTCAGCGAGCTTCGGGCGCCTCGTGCGCGAGAAGGTGTTTGGACATGTGCAAAACTTCTCGCTGCAGGAGTTTGACAAAATCGGCACGGCCTCGCTCATTACGCGAACGACGAATGATATTACGCAGGTGCAGCAAGTGTTGATGATGATTATGCGCATGATGGTAATGGCGCCGATGATGTGCATCGGGGGCATTATTATGGCCATTTCGAAAGATGCGAAGCTATCGCTTGTGCTGGTTGTCGCATTGCCAGTTCTCGCTGGCGCGATATTGCTTGTCGTCCGCAAAGGCATTCCACTGTTTAAAATGATGCAGGTTCGTATGGATAAGCTCAACTTGGTGCTGCGCGAAGGACTGACCGGCATTCGGGTAATCCGCTCATTCGATCGGACAAATTATGAAAACAAGAAATTTGACGCTGCCAACAGCGATCTGACCGAAACGGCGATTAAAGTCAACAAAATTATGGCGGTCATGATGCCGCTTATGATGCTGGTCATGAATTTATCGACAGTGGCGATTATCGCAATTGGCGGGCTGCGCATCGAGAATGGCGATATGGAAGTCGGTTCACTAATGGCTTTTATTCAATATGCGATGCAAATTATGTTCTCGCTTCTAATGTTATCGATGATGCTCGTTATGATTCCGCGCGCTTCGGCATCGGCGGTGCGTATTAATGAAGTGCTGGACATGGTGCCGGATATTGCGGACAGCGCCAGCGTCAAGAATACAGGCACGCGCAAAGGCTATATCGAGTTTCGCGATGTGACGTTCAGCTATCCGGGAGCCGAGCAGCCTGCTTTATCGAATATTTCGTTCAAGGCGGCCCCTGGCGAGGTGACAGCTATTATTGGAGGAACAGGCTCTGGGAAGTCGACGCTCGTTAATTTGATTCCGCGCTTTTATGATACGGCGGGTGGCAGCATCATCATTGATGATGTGGATATTCGTGAGCTATCCCAGGAAACGCTGCGCGAAAAAATCGGCTTTGTGCCGCAAAAGGCCGTATTATTCACCGGCACGATCGCGGATAATATCCGCTACGGCAAAGAAAATGCAACCGATGAGGAAATGGAGCATGCGGCAGAGGTGGCGCAGGCGGCCGAGTTTATCGGCACGATGAAGGAAGGATTTGGCGCCAGCGTATCGCAGGGAGGAAACAATCTTTCCGGCGGGCAGAAGCAGCGTCTGTCCATTGCTCGTGCGCTCGTTCGCCAGCCAGAAATCTATGTGTTCGACGACAGCTTCTCGGCGCTCGACTTTAAGACGGATGCGAAGCTGCGTGCCGCCCTGCGTGAGGAAACGGTACATTCGACGGTATTGCTCGTTGCCCAGCGGGTAAGTACCGTGCTCGATGCTGACCGCATCATCGTGCTCGATGAAGGCGAGCTAGCCGGAATAGGGACGCATCAGGAGCTGATGGAGTCTTGTGATGTGTACCGGGAAATCGTATATTCACAGCTTTCGGAGGAGGAAATTGCATGA
- a CDS encoding ABC transporter ATP-binding protein — MSEQKQNSPQRPKGIGMGPPGMGMMMPPQKAKDFKGTLKRLAAYLKPHRTKLALVLLTAILSTVFSIVSPKMMGHATTKLYEGVMGIAQGVPGARIDFDAINTILLTLVVLYLISAAFGFIQQYLMAGVAQKTVYDLRKDVNNKFARLPLKFFDSRSNGEVLSRVVNDVDNISNTLQQSLTQLITSFITLVGVIVMMLTISPLLTLIVFLTIPASLLATKAIAKRSQKYFAGQQAELGRLNGHVEEMYTGHKIVKAFGHERKSLDEFNEMNEKLYDSGWRAQFVSGIIMPIMSFISNIGYVLVCVIGGLLVTRNAIKIGDILAFIQYTRQFTMPITQLANIANIIQSTIASAERVFELLDEEDEVPEAQNAKAISKPAGAVRFEQVDFGYKADEPLISGMNIDVLPGQTVAIVGPTGAGKTTMINLLMRFYELNGGRITIDGEDITALQRRSLRRMFGMVLQDTWLFNGSIRDNIAYGREDATEEEVYQAARAAHADHFIRTLPEGYDTILNEEASNISQGQKQLLTIARAILADPSILILDEATSSVDTRTEIIIQRAMGELMKNRTSFVIAHRLSTIRGADLILVMNNGSIIEQGRHEELLEQGGFYADLYNSQFTGKRTISEVV, encoded by the coding sequence ATGAGTGAACAGAAGCAGAATTCCCCGCAAAGGCCGAAAGGAATCGGCATGGGTCCTCCAGGAATGGGCATGATGATGCCCCCTCAGAAGGCGAAGGATTTCAAGGGCACTTTGAAACGGCTGGCTGCCTACTTGAAGCCGCATCGCACGAAGCTTGCGCTTGTGCTGCTGACCGCGATTTTAAGTACCGTATTCAGCATCGTCAGCCCGAAAATGATGGGGCACGCTACAACGAAGCTATACGAGGGAGTAATGGGAATAGCCCAAGGCGTTCCGGGTGCCCGTATTGATTTTGATGCGATTAATACGATTCTGCTGACGCTCGTTGTGCTGTATTTGATCAGCGCCGCATTTGGCTTCATTCAGCAGTATTTAATGGCTGGCGTCGCCCAGAAAACCGTCTATGATTTGCGCAAGGATGTAAATAATAAATTTGCACGCCTGCCGCTGAAGTTTTTCGATTCGCGCTCCAACGGCGAGGTGCTGAGCCGGGTCGTCAACGATGTGGACAATATTAGCAATACGCTTCAGCAAAGCTTGACGCAGCTCATAACGTCATTCATTACCCTCGTCGGCGTCATCGTTATGATGCTGACCATCAGCCCGCTATTGACGCTAATCGTTTTCTTGACGATTCCTGCGAGCTTACTTGCAACGAAGGCGATTGCCAAGCGTTCGCAAAAATATTTTGCCGGCCAGCAGGCTGAGCTTGGACGCTTGAACGGACATGTCGAGGAAATGTACACGGGGCATAAAATCGTCAAAGCATTCGGACATGAGCGCAAATCGCTGGATGAATTTAATGAAATGAACGAGAAGCTGTATGATTCTGGCTGGCGCGCACAATTTGTGTCCGGCATCATAATGCCGATTATGAGCTTCATTAGCAATATCGGCTATGTGCTCGTATGCGTCATCGGCGGCTTGCTCGTCACGAGAAATGCGATTAAAATCGGTGATATTTTGGCATTTATCCAATATACAAGACAGTTCACGATGCCGATTACGCAGCTGGCCAACATTGCGAATATTATTCAATCTACAATCGCCTCCGCAGAGCGGGTATTCGAGCTGCTTGATGAAGAGGATGAGGTGCCCGAGGCGCAAAATGCCAAAGCGATCAGCAAGCCGGCTGGCGCCGTTCGCTTCGAGCAGGTAGATTTCGGCTATAAAGCGGATGAGCCGCTAATTAGCGGGATGAATATTGATGTGTTGCCTGGCCAAACCGTCGCCATAGTCGGTCCGACCGGAGCGGGCAAGACGACGATGATTAATTTGCTGATGCGCTTCTATGAGCTGAATGGCGGCCGTATTACGATTGACGGCGAGGACATTACAGCGCTCCAGCGCAGAAGCTTGCGCCGAATGTTTGGCATGGTGCTGCAGGATACCTGGCTGTTCAATGGCAGCATTCGCGACAACATCGCTTATGGGCGGGAGGATGCTACGGAGGAAGAGGTTTACCAAGCGGCTAGAGCAGCGCATGCGGATCATTTCATTCGGACGCTGCCAGAAGGCTATGACACGATATTGAACGAGGAAGCATCTAACATCTCCCAAGGGCAGAAGCAGCTGCTGACCATTGCCCGGGCCATTTTAGCTGATCCATCGATTTTGATCCTTGACGAGGCGACGAGCAGCGTCGATACGCGTACAGAAATTATTATCCAACGGGCGATGGGCGAGCTGATGAAAAATCGCACCAGCTTCGTCATTGCCCACCGTCTGTCGACGATTCGCGGCGCTGATCTGATTTTGGTCATGAACAATGGCTCTATTATTGAGCAGGGAAGACACGAAGAGCTGCTGGAGCAGGGCGGGTTTTATGCCGATCTGTATAACAGCCAGTTCACAGGCAAGCGGACAATTAGCGAAGTTGTATAA
- a CDS encoding alpha-N-arabinofuranosidase, with translation MSNQITINADIAKGTINRNIYGHFSEHLGRCIYEGFWVGEDSVIPNTKGIRNDVVEALKKLNIPVLRWPGGCFADEYHWKDGIGPSEERKRMINTHWGGVVENNHFGTHEFLLLCEQLGCEPYISGNVGSGTVQEMSEWVEYITFDGVSPMAELREKNGREKPWKLKYFGVGNENWGCGGNMRPEYYADLYRRYQTYVRNYGDNEIYRIACGPNVDDYKWMEVLMREAANKMDGISLHYYTVPKEWQDKGAATGFPEDEWALTLRKALWMEELITKHSAIMDQYDPEKRVGLIVDEWGTWFNTEPGTNPGFLYQQNSIRDALVAGLTLHIFHDHCDRVQMANIAQIVNVLQSVILTEGEKMLLTPTYHIFDMFKVHQDAELLDTHTTSARYEYGDELLPQISVSASKAADGKIHISLCNLDHSAEADVTISLRGLGQGQKTVKGTVLAGAAIDSHNTFEQPNAVEPAAFTSFTWDGEKVSAKLPAMSVTLLELIEQ, from the coding sequence ATGAGCAATCAAATTACAATTAACGCAGACATTGCTAAAGGTACGATTAACCGCAACATATATGGGCATTTCTCCGAGCATTTGGGACGCTGTATTTATGAAGGCTTCTGGGTTGGCGAGGATTCGGTCATTCCAAATACGAAAGGCATTCGCAACGATGTTGTGGAAGCGCTCAAAAAATTGAATATTCCGGTGCTGCGCTGGCCGGGCGGCTGTTTTGCCGATGAATATCACTGGAAGGACGGCATTGGCCCAAGCGAAGAGCGCAAGCGCATGATCAATACCCATTGGGGCGGCGTGGTCGAAAATAACCATTTCGGCACACATGAGTTTTTGCTGCTTTGCGAACAGCTCGGCTGCGAGCCTTATATTTCCGGCAATGTTGGCAGCGGCACCGTACAGGAAATGTCCGAGTGGGTTGAATACATAACCTTCGACGGCGTATCGCCAATGGCGGAGCTGCGTGAGAAAAACGGCCGCGAGAAGCCGTGGAAGCTGAAATATTTTGGCGTCGGCAATGAGAACTGGGGCTGTGGCGGCAATATGCGCCCAGAATATTATGCGGATCTGTACCGCCGTTACCAGACTTACGTTCGCAATTATGGCGACAATGAAATTTACCGCATTGCCTGCGGCCCGAACGTCGACGATTACAAGTGGATGGAAGTGCTGATGCGCGAAGCAGCTAATAAAATGGACGGCATCAGCCTGCATTATTACACCGTTCCGAAGGAATGGCAGGACAAGGGAGCGGCTACCGGCTTCCCTGAGGACGAGTGGGCCCTTACGCTTAGAAAAGCGCTGTGGATGGAAGAGCTTATTACGAAGCATTCGGCGATTATGGATCAATATGATCCAGAGAAGCGCGTAGGCTTGATCGTCGATGAGTGGGGCACATGGTTCAATACAGAACCGGGCACGAACCCAGGCTTCCTGTACCAGCAAAATTCGATTCGCGATGCGCTCGTAGCTGGCCTTACGCTGCATATTTTCCACGATCATTGCGACCGTGTGCAAATGGCGAACATTGCGCAAATCGTCAATGTGCTGCAATCGGTTATTTTGACAGAAGGGGAAAAAATGCTGCTGACGCCAACCTATCATATTTTTGATATGTTTAAGGTGCATCAGGATGCTGAGCTTCTGGATACGCATACGACTAGCGCCCGTTACGAGTATGGCGACGAGTTGCTCCCGCAAATTTCAGTATCGGCTTCCAAAGCGGCAGATGGCAAAATCCATATCAGCTTATGTAATTTGGATCATAGTGCCGAAGCGGATGTAACCATTTCGCTGCGCGGCTTGGGACAAGGCCAGAAAACGGTCAAGGGCACAGTGCTAGCAGGCGCGGCCATTGACTCGCATAATACGTTTGAGCAGCCAAATGCAGTAGAACCAGCCGCTTTTACAAGCTTTACATGGGATGGCGAAAAGGTATCGGCTAAGCTTCCAGCGATGTCGGTTACGTTGCTTGAGCTGATCGAGCAATAA
- a CDS encoding family 43 glycosylhydrolase, with product MKAPLFRDPIFDGAADPVVIYNREQQEWWIIYTNRRATVEGPGFAWVHGTDLGVASSADGGRSWNYRGTLTGLDIEWGRNTFWAPEIIWHNGLYHMYVSYIQGVPDNWAGHKREIFHYTSTNLLDWTFVSNVRLSSDRVIDACIYELPDGRFRMWYKDEELGSFTYAADSSDLYNWKVVGPVISERGHEGPNVFRLQGSYWMIVDEWRGQGVFRSDDLENWERNNLILDEPGQREDDGTIGLHADVVVQGEQAYIFYFTHPDRRGDWEVPGQVPGYLTRRSSIQVAKLEVKDGKLVCDRDAEFELVLEAEAQ from the coding sequence ATGAAGGCGCCATTATTCAGAGATCCAATCTTTGACGGAGCGGCAGATCCGGTCGTTATTTATAATCGCGAGCAGCAGGAATGGTGGATCATTTATACGAATCGCCGTGCTACGGTGGAAGGTCCGGGCTTTGCATGGGTGCATGGCACGGATTTAGGCGTCGCCTCGTCCGCAGATGGCGGACGCAGCTGGAATTACCGGGGAACGCTGACGGGACTTGATATTGAATGGGGACGAAATACATTTTGGGCCCCGGAAATTATTTGGCATAATGGGCTTTACCATATGTACGTCAGCTATATTCAAGGCGTGCCCGATAATTGGGCTGGCCATAAACGGGAGATTTTTCATTATACAAGCACTAATTTGCTTGACTGGACGTTTGTTTCCAACGTGCGGCTCAGCTCGGATCGGGTCATTGATGCCTGCATCTATGAGCTGCCGGATGGACGCTTCCGCATGTGGTATAAGGATGAGGAGCTTGGCTCGTTCACCTATGCTGCAGACAGCAGCGATTTGTATAACTGGAAAGTGGTTGGGCCTGTCATATCGGAGCGAGGGCATGAGGGGCCGAATGTATTTCGGCTGCAAGGCTCTTATTGGATGATTGTCGACGAATGGCGAGGACAAGGCGTTTTCCGCTCGGATGATTTGGAGAACTGGGAGCGCAACAACTTAATCTTAGATGAACCTGGCCAGCGTGAGGATGATGGTACCATTGGCTTGCATGCCGATGTCGTTGTTCAAGGCGAGCAGGCGTATATTTTCTATTTCACGCACCCAGACAGACGCGGCGACTGGGAAGTGCCTGGTCAAGTGCCGGGGTATCTCACGCGGCGCAGCTCCATTCAAGTAGCCAAGCTTGAAGTGAAGGATGGCAAGCTGGTCTGTGACCGCGATGCGGAGTTTGAGCTGGTGCTGGAAGCGGAAGCGCAATAG